The following proteins are encoded in a genomic region of Ornithodoros turicata isolate Travis chromosome 6, ASM3712646v1, whole genome shotgun sequence:
- the LOC135396468 gene encoding agrin-like isoform X2 produces the protein MDCKAAASRAGGWGPLALLAAAAAMLLGCLLAGMLLYAHYAATPEVPLLQDDEPCRRTQCRFGAECHSERGQAYCRCRLACSDGLFAPVCGSDGFTYSSECRLRMAACIQQKHFTAARSGPCDVSDPCRERQCQWGAECRPTLDGRSADCVCPDKCVSFGDARGSRPVCGSDGRDYPNTCELRRAACTAAKEIRPRFQGPCDPCAGVECPGSQVCQLDEHRNPICRCNGACRDGGGGSGPVCGSDGRTYSSECALRVEACRSRRPLLLRLLHSGSCSLHPCTALRCGPGQECHIDRLGRAQCACPPPCEAVVRPVCAHDGNTYDSECHLRRDACLRGVSAPQIAYTGPCDTAGPCHGFQCPSGALCSANTDGTPSCHCPACPADTFDPVCGSDGISYRSECELRREACQRGHEVVNFSHVGLCRDACDDQRCPFYGVCNEGSCTCPPPCEPPVDDPVCGSDGATYRNECELRRAACEKRLHLEVSSRGPCDSCRGVECRYGATCQNGVCVCPDCDEAQDAVCGSDGRTYPSECFLRRAACEQAREDLTVLTRGDCPPEDGSGSEGSGCNSCRFGSECRGDECRCPDSPCPPAPAPVCGSDGTWYASACHLQREACLRQRELRVVGASRCEAARSCSRSPHGCCPDGATPALGPRGAGCPSVCRCNRLGALGPTCDPASAQCACKPGVGGLRCDRCQPGYWGLHRISDGVNGCSPCRCHPMGSVRDDCEQMTGRCVCKHGVRGMKCDQCPVGASIGPDGCAAGSESPHHTCEPCNQDGGGPVCGSDGQTYASACQLRQFVCRLHVNLTVDRRGACSPTAVPTAGSIRRSTAQRLAIEQSGLVPPTPPASEEDDSAKEAPWRFTGASYLELRRLQAYTGLSLEVEFEAESPEGLLLYNGQTSSGAGDFVALALREGHLEFRFDLGSGPVVLRAPRRITLGRRHRAVAKRYLRDGFLTLDDEADVRGRSRGLLQSLDLAESLFVGWVPGGPPAGVARNAGTGLGFRGCVRRLRVGKRDASPKEVLRARGVSHCCNGTGCALGCDPNPCPEGSSCMGGRPDGFSCRCGPGRSGRLCADRADVPAFSGDGYLELPRLKNVGRTFSLELWFLAESPTGLLLYNGGTSGDFLSLGLQDGRLELRYDLGSGAANISTPNVVSLGGWHTARVTRSGREGSLQLDDGPTVHGEASGPLSELNLEQPLYLGGLPWDTAARHPQGLQGALQRLVLNGEAWPDLVSRAQASERVSSFKGPPCGNSPCLHGGLCLPHLERFTCACPTGFGGTRCQLPTPVGPPPVAFDGADTRHFRLASRSPSEMETRFRTESPRGLILWTGGPRGDHLALGLSEGRLVLSFDLGARRELLTSSGPRLDDGRWHTARLILSGRDAVLTVDGSLEERATAAPGASRLDTDALLWVGGCPSLPSGLPTSLYAGFAGCLEDLRADGRPLPLVGAPCLDGENSL, from the exons ATGTGTCCGACCCGTGCCGTGAGCGCCAGTGCCAATGGGGCGCCGAGTGTCGGCCGACGTTGGACGGCCGCAGCGCCGATTGCGTCTGCCCGGACAAGTGTGTTTCCTTCGGGGATGCACGGGGGTCGCGACCCGTCTGCGGCTCCGACGGCCGGGATTACCCCAACACCTGCGAGCTGCGGCGCGCCGCTTGCACCGCTGCTAAGGAAATCAGGCCCCGCTTCCAGGGACCTTGCG ACCCATGTGCTGGAGTGGAGTGCCCAGGGTCGCAAGTATGCCAACTAGACGAACATCGCAACCCCATCTGCCGGTGTAACGGTGCCTGTAGAGATGGAGGCGGCGGATCCGGACCCGTGTGCGGCTCCGACGGACGTACTTACAGCAGCGAGTGCGCCCTACGTGTAGAAGCGTGCCGCTCCAGAAGGCCTCTGCTCCTACGACTGCTACACTCGGGTTCGTGTAGCCTGCACCCCTGTACGGCCCTTCGGTGCGGTCCGGGACAAGAGTGTCACATCGACCGGTTAGGCCGTGCCCAGTGTGCCTGCCCGCCTCCCTGCGAAGCTGTCGTACGGCCTGTCTGTGCACAC GATGGTAACACCTATGATTCTGAGTGCCATCTCAGGCGAGATGCCTGTCTGCGTGGTGTCTCAGCCCCCCAGATAGCATACACCGGGCCTTGTGACACGGCAGGACCATGCCATGGCTTCCAATGTCCTTCAGGAGCTCTCTGTTCTGCAAATACTGACGGAACTCCAAGCTGCCATTGTCCCGCCTGTCCTGCTGATACGTTCGACCCAGTGTGTGGCTCGGATGGCATCTCTTACCGTAGTGAATGCGAGCTTCGTCGTGAAGCTTGTCAGCGAGGTCATGAAGTTGTCAACTTCTCCCACGTCGGGCTGTGTCGCGACGCTTGCGACGACCAGCGTTGCCCCTTTTATGGCGTGTGCAATGAGGGTTCATGCACCTGTCCACCACCATGCGAGCCCCCAGTTGACGACCCGGTATGCGGTTCTGACGGAGCCACTTACCGTAACGAATGTGAACTGCGTCGTGCAGCCTGTGAGAAACGGCTCCACCTCGAGGTGAGTTCCCGTGGACCATGCGATTCCTGTCGAGGAGTTGAATGTCGATATGGAGCTACCTGCCAGAACGGTGTCTGCGTTTGTCCAGACTGCGACGAAGCACAAGATGCCGTCTGTGGATCTGACGGTCGCACGTATCCTAGTGAATGCTTTCTCCGCCGAGCAGCTTGTGAGCAGGCCAGAGAGGATCTGACGGTTTTAACGCGTGGAGACTGTCCACCTGAAGACGGCAGCGGGTCTGAGGGATCCGGATGCAATAGTTGCCGCTTCGGCAGTGAATGCCGTGGAGACGAATGTCGGTGTCCTGATAGTCCATGTCCTCCAGCACCCGCGCCAGTTTGTGGATCTGATGGTACATGGTACGCGAGTGCCTGTCACCTGCAACGAGAAGCATGCCTTCGTCAACGCGAGCTTCGGGTAGTCGGAGCCTCACGGTGTGAGGCGGCTCGTTCTTGCTCTCGGAGCCCACATGGCTGTTGCCCCGATGGAGCAACTCCTGCCTTGGGTCCTCGCGGAGCTGGTTGCCCCAGCGTTTGCCGTTGTAACCGTTTGGGTGCATTAGGTCCAACCTGCGACCCAGCGTCGGCACAGTGCGCTTGTAAGCCCGGGGTAGGTGGTCTCCGCTGCGACCGTTGCCAGCCTGGCTACTGGGGCCTCCACCGAATATCTGATGGTGTGAATGGGTGTAGTCCGTGTCGCTGTCATCCCATGGGCTCTGTTCGTGACGATTGTGAACAAATGACTGGCCGTTGTGTTTGTAAGCACGGCGTCCGGGGAATGAAATGTGATCAGTGCCCAGTTGGAGCGTCTATTGGGCCTGATGGCTGCGCCGCAGGAAGCGAATCACCGCATCATACATGCGAACCCTGCAATCAAGACGGAGGAGGACCCGTATGCGGCTCCGACGGTCAGACGTACGCGTCGGCCTGTCAGCTGCGACAGTTTGTGTGCCGTCTGCATGTAAATTTGACAGTAGATCGACGTGGGGCATGTAGTCCAACAGCAGTCCCGACTGCAGGTTCTATTCGCCGCTCCACAGCTCAGCGGTTAGCTATAGAGCAGAGCGGACTTGTTCCACCAACCCCACCGGCTTCTGAAGAAGACGATTCTGCTAAAGAGGCACCGTGGCGTTTTACAGGCGCTTCCTACTTAGAGCTGCGCCGCCTTCAAGCTTATACAGGCCTCTCGCTGGAAGTGGAATTCGAAGCTGAGTCTCCAGAAGGTCTGCTGCTTTATAATGGTCAGACGTCCTCAGGCGCTGGGGACTTTGTAGCACTGGCTCTACGAGAAGGTCACCTTGAGTTCCGGTTTGACCTAGGCTCTGGACCTGTAGTTCTTCGAGCACCACGACGTATCACCCTTGGTCGCCGTCACCGCGCCGTTGCCAAGCGTTATCTCCGTGACGGCTTTCTGACATTGGATGACGAGGCGGACGTCCGAGGTCGATCCAGAGGTCTACTACAATCGTTGGACCTAGCGGAGTCTTTGTTCGTAGGCTGGGTGCCGGGCGGCCCTCCAGCTGGTGTTGCACGTAACGCTGGAACAGGGCTAGGGTTCCGCGGATGTGTGAGACGCCTCCGTGTCGGCAAGCGGGATGCTTCCCCGAAAGAAGTGTTACGTGCTAGGGGTGTGTCGCACTGCTGCAACGGTACGGGTTGCGCCCTGGGATGCGATCCTAACCCCTGTCCGGAAGGCAGCAGTTGCATGGGAGGACGCCCTGACGGATTTTCGTGTCGTTGTGGCCCGGGACGAAGTGGAAGGCTGTGTGCCGATCGAGCTGATGTTCCAGCATTTTCGGGTGACGGCTACTTGGAACTACCACGGCTTAAAAATGTTGGACGTACATTCTCATTGGAGCTATGGTTCTTGGCCGAGTCACCTACGGGTTTGTTGCTTTACAATGGTGGTACCAGTGGCGACTTCTTGTCTCTTGGTCTTCAAGACGGACGTCTGGAGCTGCGCTACGATCTCGGATCTGGAGCTGCTAATATATC gacTCCGAATGTTGTCAGTTTGGGTGGATGGCACACGGCGCGAGTGACCCGGAGCGGACGCGAAGGCTCACTGCAGCTTGACGACGGACCGACGGTTCACGGCGAGGCCAGT GGCCCGCTGAGCGAACTAAACCTGGAACAGCCGCTGTACCTGGGCGGCCTGCCTTGGGATACAGCGGCCAGGCATCCCCAGGGCCTGCAGGGAGCGCTCCAGCGTCTGGTGCTCAACGGAGAAGCCTGGCCAGACTTGGTGTCACGCGCCCAAGCCTCGGAAAGAGTGTCTTCCTTCAAGGGACCTCCATGTGGCAACTCCCCGTGCTTACACGGTGGACTCTGCCTACCGCACCTGGAGCGCTTCACGTGCGCCTGCCCCACTGGCTTCGGGGGAACCCGATGCCAGTTGCCGACACCTGTAGGACCACCACCCGTCGCATTTGACGGAGCTGACACTCGGCATTTCCGCCTCGCAAGTCG GTCTCCCTCTGAAATGGAAACACGTTTCCGGACTGAGTCTCCACGGGGCCTCATCCTCTGGACGGGAGGTCCTCGTGGGGATCATCTCGCCCTTGGACTCTCCGAAGGACGTCTAGTCCTAAGCTTTGACCTGGGTGCACGGCGCGAACTTCTTACGTCTTCGGGCCCCCGACTCGATGACGGCCGGTGGCACACGGCACGTCTCATACTCAGTGGTCGTGACGCCGTGCTCACCGTTGATGGCAGCCTCGAAGAACGGGCGACCGCTGCTCCAGGAGCCTCACGTCTGGACACGGACGCCCTGCTCTGGGTGGGAGGCTGTCCGTCTCTTCCATCAGGACTTCCCACATCTCTTTACGCTGGCTTCGCTGGCTGCCTCGAAGACCTCCGTGCCGATGGGCGTCCGCTGCCGCTGGTGGGCGCCCCTTGCCTGGACGGCGAAAACTCGCTCTAG
- the LOC135396468 gene encoding agrin-like isoform X1, whose amino-acid sequence MDCKAAASRAGGWGPLALLAAAAAMLLGCLLAGMLLYAHYAATPEVPLLQDDEPCRRTQCRFGAECHSERGQAYCRCRLACSDGLFAPVCGSDGFTYSSECRLRMAACIQQKHFTAARSGPCDVSDPCRERQCQWGAECRPTLDGRSADCVCPDKCVSFGDARGSRPVCGSDGRDYPNTCELRRAACTAAKEIRPRFQGPCDPCAGVECPGSQVCQLDEHRNPICRCNGACRDGGGGSGPVCGSDGRTYSSECALRVEACRSRRPLLLRLLHSGSCSLHPCTALRCGPGQECHIDRLGRAQCACPPPCEAVVRPVCAHDGNTYDSECHLRRDACLRGVSAPQIAYTGPCDTAGPCHGFQCPSGALCSANTDGTPSCHCPACPADTFDPVCGSDGISYRSECELRREACQRGHEVVNFSHVGLCRDACDDQRCPFYGVCNEGSCTCPPPCEPPVDDPVCGSDGATYRNECELRRAACEKRLHLEVSSRGPCDSCRGVECRYGATCQNGVCVCPDCDEAQDAVCGSDGRTYPSECFLRRAACEQAREDLTVLTRGDCPPEDGSGSEGSGCNSCRFGSECRGDECRCPDSPCPPAPAPVCGSDGTWYASACHLQREACLRQRELRVVGASRCEAARSCSRSPHGCCPDGATPALGPRGAGCPSVCRCNRLGALGPTCDPASAQCACKPGVGGLRCDRCQPGYWGLHRISDGVNGCSPCRCHPMGSVRDDCEQMTGRCVCKHGVRGMKCDQCPVGASIGPDGCAAGSESPHHTCEPCNQDGGGPVCGSDGQTYASACQLRQFVCRLHVNLTVDRRGACSPTAVPTAGSIRRSTAQRLAIEQSGLVPPTPPASEEDDSAKEAPWRFTGASYLELRRLQAYTGLSLEVEFEAESPEGLLLYNGQTSSGAGDFVALALREGHLEFRFDLGSGPVVLRAPRRITLGRRHRAVAKRYLRDGFLTLDDEADVRGRSRGLLQSLDLAESLFVGWVPGGPPAGVARNAGTGLGFRGCVRRLRVGKRDASPKEVLRARGVSHCCNGTGCALGCDPNPCPEGSSCMGGRPDGFSCRCGPGRSGRLCADRADVPAFSGDGYLELPRLKNVGRTFSLELWFLAESPTGLLLYNGGTSGDFLSLGLQDGRLELRYDLGSGAANISGTALLTTPNVVSLGGWHTARVTRSGREGSLQLDDGPTVHGEASGPLSELNLEQPLYLGGLPWDTAARHPQGLQGALQRLVLNGEAWPDLVSRAQASERVSSFKGPPCGNSPCLHGGLCLPHLERFTCACPTGFGGTRCQLPTPVGPPPVAFDGADTRHFRLASRSPSEMETRFRTESPRGLILWTGGPRGDHLALGLSEGRLVLSFDLGARRELLTSSGPRLDDGRWHTARLILSGRDAVLTVDGSLEERATAAPGASRLDTDALLWVGGCPSLPSGLPTSLYAGFAGCLEDLRADGRPLPLVGAPCLDGENSL is encoded by the exons ATGTGTCCGACCCGTGCCGTGAGCGCCAGTGCCAATGGGGCGCCGAGTGTCGGCCGACGTTGGACGGCCGCAGCGCCGATTGCGTCTGCCCGGACAAGTGTGTTTCCTTCGGGGATGCACGGGGGTCGCGACCCGTCTGCGGCTCCGACGGCCGGGATTACCCCAACACCTGCGAGCTGCGGCGCGCCGCTTGCACCGCTGCTAAGGAAATCAGGCCCCGCTTCCAGGGACCTTGCG ACCCATGTGCTGGAGTGGAGTGCCCAGGGTCGCAAGTATGCCAACTAGACGAACATCGCAACCCCATCTGCCGGTGTAACGGTGCCTGTAGAGATGGAGGCGGCGGATCCGGACCCGTGTGCGGCTCCGACGGACGTACTTACAGCAGCGAGTGCGCCCTACGTGTAGAAGCGTGCCGCTCCAGAAGGCCTCTGCTCCTACGACTGCTACACTCGGGTTCGTGTAGCCTGCACCCCTGTACGGCCCTTCGGTGCGGTCCGGGACAAGAGTGTCACATCGACCGGTTAGGCCGTGCCCAGTGTGCCTGCCCGCCTCCCTGCGAAGCTGTCGTACGGCCTGTCTGTGCACAC GATGGTAACACCTATGATTCTGAGTGCCATCTCAGGCGAGATGCCTGTCTGCGTGGTGTCTCAGCCCCCCAGATAGCATACACCGGGCCTTGTGACACGGCAGGACCATGCCATGGCTTCCAATGTCCTTCAGGAGCTCTCTGTTCTGCAAATACTGACGGAACTCCAAGCTGCCATTGTCCCGCCTGTCCTGCTGATACGTTCGACCCAGTGTGTGGCTCGGATGGCATCTCTTACCGTAGTGAATGCGAGCTTCGTCGTGAAGCTTGTCAGCGAGGTCATGAAGTTGTCAACTTCTCCCACGTCGGGCTGTGTCGCGACGCTTGCGACGACCAGCGTTGCCCCTTTTATGGCGTGTGCAATGAGGGTTCATGCACCTGTCCACCACCATGCGAGCCCCCAGTTGACGACCCGGTATGCGGTTCTGACGGAGCCACTTACCGTAACGAATGTGAACTGCGTCGTGCAGCCTGTGAGAAACGGCTCCACCTCGAGGTGAGTTCCCGTGGACCATGCGATTCCTGTCGAGGAGTTGAATGTCGATATGGAGCTACCTGCCAGAACGGTGTCTGCGTTTGTCCAGACTGCGACGAAGCACAAGATGCCGTCTGTGGATCTGACGGTCGCACGTATCCTAGTGAATGCTTTCTCCGCCGAGCAGCTTGTGAGCAGGCCAGAGAGGATCTGACGGTTTTAACGCGTGGAGACTGTCCACCTGAAGACGGCAGCGGGTCTGAGGGATCCGGATGCAATAGTTGCCGCTTCGGCAGTGAATGCCGTGGAGACGAATGTCGGTGTCCTGATAGTCCATGTCCTCCAGCACCCGCGCCAGTTTGTGGATCTGATGGTACATGGTACGCGAGTGCCTGTCACCTGCAACGAGAAGCATGCCTTCGTCAACGCGAGCTTCGGGTAGTCGGAGCCTCACGGTGTGAGGCGGCTCGTTCTTGCTCTCGGAGCCCACATGGCTGTTGCCCCGATGGAGCAACTCCTGCCTTGGGTCCTCGCGGAGCTGGTTGCCCCAGCGTTTGCCGTTGTAACCGTTTGGGTGCATTAGGTCCAACCTGCGACCCAGCGTCGGCACAGTGCGCTTGTAAGCCCGGGGTAGGTGGTCTCCGCTGCGACCGTTGCCAGCCTGGCTACTGGGGCCTCCACCGAATATCTGATGGTGTGAATGGGTGTAGTCCGTGTCGCTGTCATCCCATGGGCTCTGTTCGTGACGATTGTGAACAAATGACTGGCCGTTGTGTTTGTAAGCACGGCGTCCGGGGAATGAAATGTGATCAGTGCCCAGTTGGAGCGTCTATTGGGCCTGATGGCTGCGCCGCAGGAAGCGAATCACCGCATCATACATGCGAACCCTGCAATCAAGACGGAGGAGGACCCGTATGCGGCTCCGACGGTCAGACGTACGCGTCGGCCTGTCAGCTGCGACAGTTTGTGTGCCGTCTGCATGTAAATTTGACAGTAGATCGACGTGGGGCATGTAGTCCAACAGCAGTCCCGACTGCAGGTTCTATTCGCCGCTCCACAGCTCAGCGGTTAGCTATAGAGCAGAGCGGACTTGTTCCACCAACCCCACCGGCTTCTGAAGAAGACGATTCTGCTAAAGAGGCACCGTGGCGTTTTACAGGCGCTTCCTACTTAGAGCTGCGCCGCCTTCAAGCTTATACAGGCCTCTCGCTGGAAGTGGAATTCGAAGCTGAGTCTCCAGAAGGTCTGCTGCTTTATAATGGTCAGACGTCCTCAGGCGCTGGGGACTTTGTAGCACTGGCTCTACGAGAAGGTCACCTTGAGTTCCGGTTTGACCTAGGCTCTGGACCTGTAGTTCTTCGAGCACCACGACGTATCACCCTTGGTCGCCGTCACCGCGCCGTTGCCAAGCGTTATCTCCGTGACGGCTTTCTGACATTGGATGACGAGGCGGACGTCCGAGGTCGATCCAGAGGTCTACTACAATCGTTGGACCTAGCGGAGTCTTTGTTCGTAGGCTGGGTGCCGGGCGGCCCTCCAGCTGGTGTTGCACGTAACGCTGGAACAGGGCTAGGGTTCCGCGGATGTGTGAGACGCCTCCGTGTCGGCAAGCGGGATGCTTCCCCGAAAGAAGTGTTACGTGCTAGGGGTGTGTCGCACTGCTGCAACGGTACGGGTTGCGCCCTGGGATGCGATCCTAACCCCTGTCCGGAAGGCAGCAGTTGCATGGGAGGACGCCCTGACGGATTTTCGTGTCGTTGTGGCCCGGGACGAAGTGGAAGGCTGTGTGCCGATCGAGCTGATGTTCCAGCATTTTCGGGTGACGGCTACTTGGAACTACCACGGCTTAAAAATGTTGGACGTACATTCTCATTGGAGCTATGGTTCTTGGCCGAGTCACCTACGGGTTTGTTGCTTTACAATGGTGGTACCAGTGGCGACTTCTTGTCTCTTGGTCTTCAAGACGGACGTCTGGAGCTGCGCTACGATCTCGGATCTGGAGCTGCTAATATATC TGGTACGGCGCTGCTTAC gacTCCGAATGTTGTCAGTTTGGGTGGATGGCACACGGCGCGAGTGACCCGGAGCGGACGCGAAGGCTCACTGCAGCTTGACGACGGACCGACGGTTCACGGCGAGGCCAGT GGCCCGCTGAGCGAACTAAACCTGGAACAGCCGCTGTACCTGGGCGGCCTGCCTTGGGATACAGCGGCCAGGCATCCCCAGGGCCTGCAGGGAGCGCTCCAGCGTCTGGTGCTCAACGGAGAAGCCTGGCCAGACTTGGTGTCACGCGCCCAAGCCTCGGAAAGAGTGTCTTCCTTCAAGGGACCTCCATGTGGCAACTCCCCGTGCTTACACGGTGGACTCTGCCTACCGCACCTGGAGCGCTTCACGTGCGCCTGCCCCACTGGCTTCGGGGGAACCCGATGCCAGTTGCCGACACCTGTAGGACCACCACCCGTCGCATTTGACGGAGCTGACACTCGGCATTTCCGCCTCGCAAGTCG GTCTCCCTCTGAAATGGAAACACGTTTCCGGACTGAGTCTCCACGGGGCCTCATCCTCTGGACGGGAGGTCCTCGTGGGGATCATCTCGCCCTTGGACTCTCCGAAGGACGTCTAGTCCTAAGCTTTGACCTGGGTGCACGGCGCGAACTTCTTACGTCTTCGGGCCCCCGACTCGATGACGGCCGGTGGCACACGGCACGTCTCATACTCAGTGGTCGTGACGCCGTGCTCACCGTTGATGGCAGCCTCGAAGAACGGGCGACCGCTGCTCCAGGAGCCTCACGTCTGGACACGGACGCCCTGCTCTGGGTGGGAGGCTGTCCGTCTCTTCCATCAGGACTTCCCACATCTCTTTACGCTGGCTTCGCTGGCTGCCTCGAAGACCTCCGTGCCGATGGGCGTCCGCTGCCGCTGGTGGGCGCCCCTTGCCTGGACGGCGAAAACTCGCTCTAG